From the genome of Solanum lycopersicum chromosome 7, SLM_r2.1:
TAATGAACTATGAAAGACTCTATAATGCTTGATCATGCCAACACGCTTTGTACACTCgttattgaatatatttaataccCAAATATTCATGGAGATGTTTTCATGAGaaattgcattatatttttaattaaaattaggcATACTTTCATAGAACAATGTAAGGTTACCTCCTGTTTTCTTATCAATACATTCTCGTCTTGTTGCTGGTAATTCCACTTTATTATCCTTCATTATACATCTTCACGTGTTGTGTGGTTAGATACACAAGAGAAAAAGCAGAAAAAACAAATCCAAGAGGTTATCCAGTTCCAAGGATGACTTGTCATCTTCTGCTTCTTTCTATCTTTCTAGCAGTCCACAGTTTTTGTCCTCTGATTCAGAGGTTGATTATAGTAGGAAAAAACGTAGGCACTCACGTGATATGAAACACGTGAAGACAAGAACTTGGAGAAGATATTCAAGCCAATATGTCAGTGAGAGTTCACCCCTGTAAAGAAAGAAAACTGTCAAATAGAAAAAGTCTTGATTATGGGAGGAAAGTACGAAAGAGACAATAGTATTAGCTCCGTAGGTAGAGATTCTAAGAGCTTTTCCACTTGCCAAGATGCAACTAATAGTGGTAAATAGAAAGCGATTATAATATTgagtttaattaaaatacatttgCATATACTACTTAAGGTTCCaaatatttataactttaaCAAATTAATCTTGTCGTAAAATACCTGACgtctaaagatttttttttaatatatctaagttttaaatttttttaatttaattagtaaagTATTATTACTGATTAAAGAGAGATAAATAAAAAGGTAATATGAACAAGTATACTTGTgattaaaaatattactttaagTACTTTTGCTAAGCGATGTCCAAATGAAGTAGgcttaataaataaatatatcttttaatttgtcTTCTATCTAAGGCGAATGTATCTAGTTATTTAATTTGTACAAGTTTAAAAGTCTATTTAGACATATTTAAAAGTGAAGGGCATAAATATTTGCTTAACCTACATTTAAAACACGTTTATATATTATGCAATAAAATACTGATAGATcttttttatacatttaaacAACACTAAAAGATAGGATTAGGTGGCTTTGAagttaataaaacaaaatatgcGCCACATGTAAAAATAAGCCGGTTTTCTACTTTGTTTTTATGGAATTTAACACTCACTTCTGGCTTAACTCCAAATCCAAAACCCCTCTAAGCCTTGTACCTTCATCCATTCTATAAGAAGGGTTTCGATTTGGGGAAATTGAGGCTGTGTGAAGTGAAAAATGGGGAGATTATTTTTGGTTCATCCTGAAGGCAAAACATGGAATTGCAAATTCTGCGATGCCAAACTTGGTCACGTTAGTTCACTTGTTACAAAGGTACAATTTTTccccttttaattatttttggttgATTGACTAGATCTAGCTATGTAAAATCTTGATCTTTCAATTTATATGGTTTTTGGTACATCCTGATCTTTCAATTTATATGGTTTTTGGTACATCCTGATCACTTTTtggtacaaataaaaaatttcaccttTTGTATAGGTAGTAATGAGTTGTTTTTATGTTGTTCACTGCAAATGTAATGCTTTTCTTGTTAATTCAGAAGTTTCAAATTTTACGAATTTGTCtcagtttcaattttttttttatgaatttctcAATCCTCATCATGAATTTGAATTGACCATTAGGAAAATGGTTGATTGAGTTAGGGATGGTAGTGTGAAGATTttatttgactctaaaaaattGTTGTTGATATGATCCAGAAATGAGTGACTACTTCACTAGAGATAGAAGTGATGTGTGAAGACACTTGGAAGCTTTCAAGCATGTTGGATCATGTCGATATTATGTATATTCATAGATGTTTGAACAAAATAGTTCATAGTTTAGctagattttttatttgtttgttgaaGCAGATCTCTTGGCAGAGGCTTTTCCCAAGTTGGATCCTGCATGATGCTAAGGGTACATTTGAATTTTGTAGTCGTTGCTGCAATAATACAGATTGTTTAGTTTCAGTGAAAAAGTTCATGAATCTGACGAGTTTTATGTTGGTTGCCAAGCATACATTAACCTTTCTCTTATTAAACATGTCGTTTTAAATAAGAACTTTATTGTAGATTCTTTTTTGTTGTGTGTACTAAAAGCAAAGTTGCATTTGGGATTTGGAGGTTTGGGGTGTGACATTGTTTTGAACATAGACATCTTGCTATTTAGCTACTCCAAATAGAGTAAATATTAGGTTGGTTTGATCAACTTTGAGCTTCGGTTCAGGTTATttgtctctttttttctttctattcatATAGATAAATCGACCGGATGGGAATAATGTAGCAATTATGACAACTTGGACAAAGCATAAAGGTTCcaataatattatcaatattgtaaatatacatcattcatttagaaataccCTCGACgagttttcttattttatacggCCAATGATTTTACCTTGGAAAATATTCCATACTTTATGTAATAAACTGAACAAGCATTATTCTCAAAGCaagtaaaattaattgaaactcAAGAAGTTTCTTTTATCTCATTGTGTATGAACTGTCAGTTTACTTTCTTTGTCGTGGTATATAGCATGAGAAAATTGTGTTTTGTTCTTTGCTGCATAAATTGCATTTCATTTTGCAATGTTTAATTATGTCTGACAAAATCTCCTTTATGCTATTTATTCAGTCTTTACGTTGCAGCAGTGGAAGAGCATACCTGTTCAATGAAGTGTGAGTTTcatattgatagtatacattGCTATTTCATAAATCTGTATTTTTGTTTTACTGGTGATTTAATTTGTCGATAAACCTGCATCCATTCGTGAGTGACAACTGGTGCTTTCTTTTTGGGGCTTGTACGTTACTGTATCTGTTGTCGGGAGAAAGTGCTGTTTAATATGTTTGGCGCATCATTCGCTCACAGTTGATAGGCGTTTCTCCTAATTGGTTAAGTGTTACGTCACCATTAACAACCTGTTGCGTCTATTTTCTGTGAGTTATAGGCAATCAGTCATTTTCATTCAACAGAATACCATTTGTGACCAAGTACTTGTGGGATGAATGATATTGCCTGTCCGGacaatttttcttttgggaACGGTAGAGgttttattaataatagtacCAAGATGGTACAAAAAGTACAAGCCACCAAAAAGACAAGTAGCAACCCTtctttgttcttattattattccttTAAATTTCGGGGGTGGGGGGTTATAGCTATAAATGGCTACTGCAAACCACCAAAGAGACATGTAGCGACCCTtctttgttcttattattattccttTAAATTTCGGGGGTGGGGCGTTATAGCTATAAATGGCTACTGCAAAGAAATGCACTTGAGGACTGAGGCATATAGGAACTTCTCACATTTGATTCAAAATACTTTGTCATGCTTCCTATAGTATTTTGCCATGATTTCTTTACTTctgttatttctttttcaatctgCTTTGATATGTTTTTCCTTTAGCTTGGGGGTCTATAACCACCTCTCTACCCCCCAAGGTAGGCGTATGGTTTgggtacactctaccctcccaaGACCCCGCCTCTATACGATTACACTGGGTAAGTAGTTATTGTTAATTGCAAGTTCCAAAAGCTCGGTCAACATCAGCATCAGCTAGATATTATGTGCATTTGAGCATGACTGCTTGACTTAGGCCACATTTGGATATAGGGTTTGCTCAATTGTCCGAGGTATGTACTGTACGCACATACGTATGCATGCTGGCATTCTTCTTGCCCATCTACTTTCAAGACTCGTTTTTCTGGATTAGCATGGCTGTCCAGATTGTATGCTGTCATCAGCAACCatagttcaaattttcataGTTTCATTAATGAGATATCGACCTAGCAAGTCAAAACAGACGACAATGCTGCATGCTGGATGGAATCTGTACTTTTGCATGGATACTTGGTGTATACTGGAGTTCTCTGAGCGGCTGTAGTTGGTAGATGACCGCTTTGCTTTTTTAAAGATGTTGCTATGTTTAAAGCTTATTTTCTGACAGGAAGCTAAGCTGAATCATCTTACTGCAGAAGCTTGTTTTTTAATTAGGGTTGAATGGATTAGTTTATGTCACGGTTGGTAAGTGGTGATCTGCACAATCTAGTTCAGTGGTGGTCTTTGCTTGACTTTCTTGATTTGTGGAAGAGATGTGTGTTGTTAGCTCCATTTTCTATTCTTTTATCCTTCCTCGGCCTGATCAGATTATGTTTCTTTTCCTATTCATATGATGGAGTTTTTCACCGTTTTTTCTTTGTGTTATTCAGGGTAAATATAACTTTTGGAGAGGCTGAGGAGAGGACGTTGCTTTCTGGAATGCACACTGTGATGGATATATTTTGTGTTCGCTGTGGGCAGATTGTTGGCTGGAAATATGTAATCCCTCTCATTCCCTCTTTTTTGTCCATAGGCACCAACACGTAGAGCCAAAACATACAACCATGGGAACACACACACATAAAGTTCATTGTATTGTCTTTTGGGGGATATGAATTGGTGTATATAAGTTAAACTCACACAGTATATGTAGTATGCATAGTTCTATTAATGACTATTATTTGTCTTGTTTACACAGGTGAAATCCCATGAGGAAAGCCAGAAGTACAAGGAAGGGAAATTTGTCCTTGAAGGGTATTATTACTCTCTCATCCTCTTTGTATTTTATAGTAAAAGAAATAGTTACATTAATTCGCATTacattttatcataaaaaaacaaTACGCTCATTTGAAGTGTTCCTAGTATAACATTTCTATGTTGTTGATATTGTGTGTCAACAGGATCAGGATCGTTGAGGGTGAATTTGATTCTGAATTCTACATTGATACTCGTTCAAGCTCAAGTGATGATGAAGATGGAGATACAGTGTAATTGTGGGAGCTTAGTGCACCGATTTGCAGATACTTGTATCTTGTAGACTTAGCAAAAGAATAGTTGTATCTTATCTGGAGATCTCCTCAAGTTTGTGGATGTTTAAACTAAGTTGCTGCAGAAGTGTTTTCTAATCAATATGGGTTGACTTAAGTTATGATTTAGTGGTCTTACATGTTCTTTGTGCTTCcttcattataattattattctgCTCAGCATGGTTCGTTATGCTTTCTctattatttgttatgttttatttaggaATGTACTTGCTTactcttttagaaaaaaactaaatatagaTATTCTCAATCACTCGGTTGAGTTTGGTGTGGCGAATGTAGCATGTCAAAAggaaaactaaatatttattcTCAAATAGGGATCACATTCCACCGGATCACTCGATTGAGTTTGGTGTAGTGAGTGTAGTATCTCAAAAAGGATGTAAActaagtgtgtgtatatatatatatatatatatatatatattcatatagggATCAAATTTCACCCAATCACTTTCAGTTAGTGCAGGGAGTGAGTGTGGTATCCTAAAAAGGAAGGTcgtaaataatatacatatattcaaATAGCGATTAAATTTTACCCATTCACTAGATTAAGGTTGGTATAGTGCGCGTAGAATCTAAAAAGGATGTTGCTTTGTCTTTCCTTTCGATCACATTCATTTAATAAACTTGATTAATGTTCATTGTTTATATCTCTATATGATTTGCGATATACATTTTCTTTAGTATTGAAATTCTATTTTAAATGTGGgcaaattattagtttcatctCCTTACCATTCACAGCTTTAAAAACACCATCTAATATGAGTGGGTGTTGAGTTCTTTGCttcgatttgattttttggttttcatttttaaaaaaaagtgtgcAATGTATATTAAATCAAACTAATTCAGTTCGGGTCGATTTACTTTggtatttttaaattagttattgggtgtgaatgaaaaataaaataagagtaaagtataaaatacttagaaattaaaactattttaagGAATGATGTGTATTATCGTGGAACACTTGTTGTGCTAactaaacaattatatttatctttatcAGGAACTTTGTGTCTCCAACAATTTATCGACTAAAACAAGTATGAAAAATTGTTCCTTTACATAACATTGGTAGAAATATGTTTgagtttcttttgaaaattaatatttcacGTTAGctattgaattatatatttggtgttactttgattttttcatgaatgatttaattattgatttagttAAGAGATTGTCTACAACGGAGtcaatcatttttaaaatgaaagctCAGTTTTTTGTGCATCGAAGTTTTTAGACCCAACATCGAATCGAAGAACTGAACTTCCTAATTAATAACACCGACACCAAACCAAAGAACTAAATTAGTtcagtttttcaattttttgatatttatacttatttactACATTTAATCGATTAACTAAATGTAAATACACCCTCAAGCCTCTACATACAATAGACTAGCAAGTGATATCAAATTTTTGGACAAAACATAAGTGTTGAAATTATACTTAGTGAGAATTTAAGATAGTATTTCAATGATATTACGAGAGGGGAAGTGTATTGAATTTCAATTACTTAAAGTTAAGGAATATTTTGAAGGTTGCTAAGATAATGGATATATCTATGGGGTTGAGTGTGTTGGGGATCCTTACACCATACCAAACGAACCTCCTTTCCTTCTTCCAAATCCGAAGATGCAATATGCAGATCTTCCGATATTGATTGCAATTAGCGATTCGTTTATCTACGGTTTGCTTTTTGCTATTCCAATTTTgttaatgaagaagaagaagtaaaTCTGAACAGAATGGGAGAACGCAAGTCTTCATCTAAGGAAAAATCTTCCAGAAAGAAGAGGCTCAAAGTTTCCTCtaaggtatttttttttaactctacTTTTCGATGCTTTCCGTTTATTCACATAATAACATTCGTTCGCTTGCTCAGTATTATGTATGGTGTGTTGCTTTCTTTCTATTTCGCGTTGAATTTCTGTgtatagttatgtattttagGGTTTATGTCATTCAACTATGAGAATTTAttgaactttgttttgtatcaaATGAAATCACTCAACCtaggtttttattttcaataatcttTATAGGTTATTGAATTATGAGAATTCACctttagtttgattttaaaGGACTTGTGTTTATGTTTTTACCTGTTTACTGAATTAATTTTGTGATGTTATGGAATATTTGTAAATGTTTTCCTTTCGTAGTGATGCCAATAGTTTCATTTTTACTGGTGGAGGAAATATGGaagagaattaaaaaataaatgtgctCAGACTCACCAAAATTGTTGTTGCATCCGTGTTGGATCATTCCAAAATGCACTACTTTCGGAGGGTACGGCACACACACGGCAGCATTTTTATAAGAGTGAACAACATAAGCTATATTGAACATAAGTCCAAGCAACATATGTAATTAGCTGGTTTAATTTTTGGGTCTTTTCATGTGTATCATTAGGGGTTGTTTTTTGGGGGATAAAAATTAAGCTAGCCGTTCTTTCagctaaaagttaaaatgaatcTTTTTTCCAAGAACATGGGTCAAAAAGTAGTTCAAAAGGCTGGTTATTTTGGGTACAATACTAATATGAGTTGACATTACTGAACAGGGAAAATATAAGTCCTACTCCTTCCAGTTTGCTTAGAAGGGATTGTTTTCATGTAAATATTCATATACAAATCTGTAATATGGTAAGGCTTGATGTGGTATAGCTCATGATCGCCCGTGAGAGTGTTAAGTCACAATGCATAGTCATTTGAATCTTATAGTCAGAGTTCCATAAATCGTTTATtgttctttgtattttttttgttttctgctCTATCTGCAAAATAAGCTTAGTGGAGCAAATCTAgaattaattatcaaaataaacaattatCTGCACCTTTTAATACTTGGTATTTTTTAGAAGCCACCATGAAAAACAGATATCTTAGATCTTGTATTAAATACATTctcttttgtttcaatttggAATTCGTTAACTGACACTCAGAAGAAAGAATTATGAAAGACTATATAATGCTTAATCATCCCAGCACAATTTGAACACTCTTTATtgcattatatttataattcaaattagGCATGCTTTCTATAGAACAATGTAAGGTTACCTCCTGTTTTCTTATCAATTCCAATTTATTATCCTTCGTTACACATCTTCATGTGTTGTGTGGTTAGATAcggaagagaaaaagaagaagaaacaaatccAAGAAGTTATCCAGTTCTGAGGATGACTCGTGATCTTCTGCTTCCTCTGATTATTCTAGCAGTCCACAGTCTTTGTCCTCCGATTCAGAGGTTGATTGTTTTAGGAAAAGACATAGGTACTCACGTGATATAGAACACCTGTAGAAAAGAACTCAAAGAATATCTTCAAGCCAAGATGTCAGTGACGGTTCACCCcctttaaagaaaagaaaaaggtcaAATAGAAAGATTCTTGATTATGGGAGAGAAGTGTAGAAGAAGAAGCGAAAGAGACACGCTAGTATTAGCTCCACAAACAGTGACTCATGAAGTTGTTCTAGGAAAATAGTATTAGCTCCAAAGGTAGAGATTTTGAGAGCTTCTCCACTTGCCAAGATACAACTAATATTGGTAAATAGGAAGCGATAACAAAATTGAGTTTGATTAATAGACATTTGCATATAATACTTAAGGTTCctaatatttatagttttaacAAATTAATCTCGTCTTAAAATACCTGACGtctgaagaattttttttattatatctatgttttaaattttctaatttaattagtaaagAATTATTACTGATTAaagagtaataaataaaaagtaatataaacTAGTATacttatgattaaaaatattgctataaataCTTTTGCAAAGCATTGTCCAAATAAAATAGGCATAACATgtaaatatatcttttaatttgtcTTCCATACTAAGACGAATGGatctatttgtttaatttatacAAGCTTAGGTGtctatttatacataattaaaattgaaaggcataaatattttcttaagctacattaaaaacacatttatgtattatgcaaTAAAACACTGATAGCTcttttttatacatttaaacAGCTCTAAAAGATAGGATTAGGTGGCGTTGAAGTTAATAAAACAAAATCTGCGTCGCATGTAATAATAAGCCGGTTTTCTACTTTGTTTTTTATGGTATTTGACACTCACTTCTGTGGGCTTAATACCAAATCCTTAAAACCCCTGATAATCCTTGGTGTTTTCATCCTTTCTTTAAGACTTCTGTGGGCTTGATTACCAAATCCTTAAAACTCCTCATAAGCCTTGTGTTCTCATCCCTTCTTTAAGAAGGGTTTCATTTTGGGGAAATTGAGGCCGAGTGAAGTGAAAATGGGGAGATTATTTTTTCAGGATCTTGAAGGCAAAACCTTCAATTGCAAATTCTGCAAAACCAAACTTGCCCGTGCTGATCAACTTATTACCAAGGTACAATTtttccccttttattttttatttttttgttgaatgaCTAGATTTAGCTATGTAAAATCCCGATCTTTCATTTGACATGGCTAAATATCCTACAAGTGAAAATCTCACCTTTTTTATAGGTagtaaataagtaatttttatgtagtttaGTGCAAATGTAATGCTTTTCTTGTTAATTCAGTAGTGTCAAATTTACGATTTCGTCATTTCTCATCATGAATTTGAATTGACCATTAGGAAAATGGTTAATTGAGTTATTGATGGAAGAGAGTGCAGATTTTATTTGTCTCTAAAAAATGTTGCTGATTAGATCCAGAAATGAGTGACTATTTCATGAGAGAT
Proteins encoded in this window:
- the LOC101260555 gene encoding protein yippee-like At5g53940 isoform X3, which produces MMLRSLRCSSGRAYLFNEVVNITFGEAEERTLLSGMHTVMDIFCVRCGQIVGWKYVKSHEESQKYKEGKFVLEGIRIVEGEFDSEFYIDTRSSSSDDEDGDTV
- the LOC101260555 gene encoding protein yippee-like At5g53940 isoform X1 gives rise to the protein MGRLFLVHPEGKTWNCKFCDAKLGHVSSLVTKSLRCSSGRAYLFNEVVNITFGEAEERTLLSGMHTVMDIFCVRCGQIVGWKYVKSHEESQKYKEGKFVLEGIRIVEGEFDSEFYIDTRSSSSDDEDGDTV
- the LOC101260555 gene encoding protein yippee-like At5g53940 isoform X2 is translated as MGEHKSSSKKNSSRMKRLKVSSKSLRCSSGRAYLFNEVVNITFGEAEERTLLSGMHTVMDIFCVRCGQIVGWKYVKSHEESQKYKEGKFVLEGIRIVEGEFDSEFYIDTRSSSSDDEDGDTV